The following DNA comes from Agelaius phoeniceus isolate bAgePho1 chromosome 7, bAgePho1.hap1, whole genome shotgun sequence.
GTAACACGACCAGTAGTTGCCCTGAAAGATTCTGACATGTTCCTATGATTTATGCACCCTGCCCTGttattttggaaagaaaactTGTTTACAGAAGGATCTGAAGTGCTTAGTCTTGGACATGCTGTTACAAATAATTTGTTGTTGACAGTAGCGAGGTCATGGGCTCTAGCAGCCATCAGGGAGTGAGAAATAAGAGGGTGGTAGAGTTGGCAGAAAACACAAGGACTGAGGAAGTGAAATGTGATGATGAAAAGTCTTGCAAACTCAGGTACACACTCTGTGTACCAAGAGGAACAGATGCTCACTAACCAGGTAAGCACATGCTGTAATTGTTACAATATGTGGGTTTACATTCAAGAGTCTTAACCAGTGCATCCTCCTGTGTTAGGAAGTGTTCCTTCTAGGAATGAGTCTGATGGGGAAGGGAACATTGCTGTTAGTAGTGATACGGGGTGCTTTACTCAACTCCCTGTCTGTAACAGGTAGCTAAGGAAGACCAGCTTTGATCTACAGTCAGAGGAAGCCACAATAAAAACTGACATCCTGTTGCCTTACCAGCTTCTGGTTTTAAAGTCATGTTTCTGACTAATTCATAACAAAGGAACTCCACTGTATGTAGAATGGCATAGAAATTGATGATGAGGTGTTCTGGCACCAGAGCTGGCGACCTGGATGCACTTTCATTAGTGAAGCAGCCTAAATAACTAAGGTTTCAGGCCCATCTCTGCAGCACTGAATTTTGAACTGTGTGTCTCTTCGTGTCTTTCATGCTGTTGTGGCTTACTCTGTCGTGTAAAAGGCACGAAGCAGCGCTATTGCAGCAGACACTGAAAAGACACTTGCTGGAATTAAGCAGCTTCCTTTAAGGGAAGAGGAGCTCATGTGGCCTTGTTAACTTATATGGAAACAAGATGTGTTGTCAATCCCCTTAGCAGTAGGGGGCCAGAATAGTTAAATGTTCAAATTGAAGCTGATTGTGAAGttctggtgcagcagtggaACACAGGGGGATGTAGGGGTGTCTGTGGTGATCAGGTCATTGAGTTCCTCATGACAGGAAAATGTGTTGCATGCTATGGGTGCTGGAGTTGTGCTTGGAGACTGCTCAGTGCCCTCACTGGGAGTAGCGCTGCTAATGCTgaaatcctcctgcagccccggGCGGGACCCTGGCAGACGACATGACACGCACAAATGTCTGTGTGTTTGCAGCACAGGAAGACCTAGAAACCATGCAAGCATTTGCTCAGGTTAGTGCTGAAATTAGGGCAATTTCACTTAAAGCTGTTTAATGtcaaaaattaaatgtttgtGTAATTGTGTGTTAACATAAAAATAACGCATGGCTTTAAGCATACTGGAAGTGGTAGAGCAGCAGTGTTCCAAGCTGTGGTTGCTCTAAAGAGTTCAGACCTATTTTACTGAacttagtttttaaaaattcaaatcaaATGATAGTTCACTGCAAAAGATAATGTACTCTATGTCTTTCTAGGTTTTTAACAAGCTAATCAGGCGTTACAAGTACCTGGAGAAAGGCTTTGAAGATGAAGTCAAAAAGGTATGGAGTGGTTTTTTTATCAGCAGACAAATAAACCTTCACATTCTGCTAGTTAATCACTCTGTAGAAGGGTTACATCATAAAATGGATTATTAAAATACAACCCTTCAAAGTTGTTCGTAGAAGAATGGCTGGCTTGCATGACTACAAGTGTCTGATGCTTCTGCTAGCTTGATGAAACAAAAGTGTTTAACACAGGCAGTGGCTAAAGTTTAGTAGGAGGTGGTAGTTTTATGCAGCTCTTCTTACTTGTGCTGCAGTTGCTGCTGTTCCTGAAAGGGTTCTCAGAATCTGAGCGGAACAAACTGGCCATGCTGACGGGTATTCTGCTTGCCAACGGGACACTCAATGCATCAATTCTCAACAGTCTCTACAATGAGAACTTGGTTAAAGAAGGTAAGtgtggcccagctcctccctTAGGAAGGGAGACAGAACCATGACAAGTAGGTGGAAACTGTGATGACATTACATCCGTGCAGCTCACAAGCTTCCTCTGGTGATAGATTGACTACAGGATTAGCAAAGGTAAATGTGATGCCCCTGTGAACCTGGAAGATCTTGTTAAGACTTGAGAAAATGAGTTTCTTGAGAAAGCTTGTGTGTAAGACTTCCCTGCCTGACACTGGGGGCTGCCATCACTAGTGTTGCCCAGCAAGGCACCACTGTATTTTTGAGAGGGACCTTTCAGGATGCAAAATGTGTGTCATGTCTTTAGGTTACTTCCTGAATTGCAGCAGGAAGAGTTGAGTTTGGTACAGGGAAGACTTTGTGATGCTGAGTTGTAGGAAAAGTCCAATTGGAGGCTGCAGTGTCCTTGGGCAGGGAGAGGTGCTGCAGACTGTGCTGGGGTTggaagcacagctgctgctctgagcacagtCTGACAAATGAGGTACCCTGTACTCAGGCCTTATGGCTCCCTGTGTTTTGAATTTCACTAATAATAGAACTATTCTGACTGCACAGGTGTTTCTGCAGCTTTTGCAGTCAAGCTGTTCAAATCATGGATAAATGAGAAAGATATCAATGCAGTGGCTGTCAGTCTTCGCAAGGTAAACATGGACAACAGGCTCATGGTGAGTACCACTGGAACCACTCTGCTGTTCCATAAGCCAGTTTTGTGAGCAGCATTTGCCAGCAAAGTACTCAACGCACATTTCTTTTACAAGAGAGTTGTAACACTTCGTTTTCAGGAACTCTTCCCAGCCAACAAACAAAGTGTTGAACACTTCTCCAAGTACTTCACTGAAGCAGGACTAAAGGAACTGTCTGAGTATGTTCGGAACCAGCAATCCATAGGAGCTCggaaggagctgcagaaggagctgcaagAGCAGATGTCACGGGGAGATCCATTCAAGGATGTAGGTGTTTGTACACGAGGTGCACGTGctttctgtgcctgtgtctCTTTCATACTGAACTTAGCTCTCACTGGGAACTGAAATGGTgaactggggggggggggttgatATCAGCTTTGTGGTCTTTCCTTAATGTCCTCAATCCTGCTGTATGATCAGGAAGGTTGGTTGTCATTCTGAAACCTTCTGGGTTACCTTTAGAAGAGAAGTTTTAATTTAGCTTAGTGCCATAAGTGGCCTCTCTGCTTACTCTTACTTTCCTGGCAGATCATCTTGTACGTGAAGGAggagatgaagaaaaacaacATCTCAGAACAGACTGTGGTAACCATAATCTGGTCAAGTGTAATGAGCACAGTGGAGTGGAACAAAAAGGAGGAGCTGGTAGCAGAGCAAGCCATTAAGCATTTGAAGGTATTGTAACTTCAGTACAGTACTTTTGCATCCCTTAGGCAGAgcctgtttttccttctgtctgcAGCTCCATTTTAAATGTTAAAGCTACAACTCTGCTAGTGCAGAGACAGAATGAGATGGGGAATTCTCCCCCTTACGAGGAGCATTACAGGCCTAGGGCCTGAGGCAGAGGCAGTGactgctgcagagctgttctgGGGTGGGGCTGTGGTTTGCAAATTTCTAAGCAGTGGCTGATGGAAACTGCAAAACCAGCTTTAGTCAGGTGGTAAATAAGAAGTGTTCTGTGTGTGCCAATCTGATGTTCTTGTTACAGCAATACAGCCCTCTACTTGCTGCCTTCACCACCCAAGGTCAGTCAGAGCTGACTCTTCTGTTGAAGATTCAGGAGTATTGTTATGACAACATTCACTTCATGAAGGCCTTCCAGAAAATAGTGGTGCTTTTCTACAAAGGTAACTTTGTGGGGTTGTAGTTCTGGGGGTTTGTAGGTTTTTGGAGGggctggttttggttggttgggttttttaaagtttctgaAACAGGGGAGATCAGTGCTACAAGATTGCACTTCCTGAGCTAAAGAATTTTCTACCTCATGTTAGTAAAAATGCAGAGGTGCATGTGGCTGGCCCTTTGCACATGGGGAAGTGCAAGACAAAGATGCTGCCTGTCTACAGTAGATCTGCTTAAGAGTTGCAGAACAAAGCTAAATTTAgatttttaaggcattttgtTAAGTTCCATGATCGTTTATTCTTCTTAGTTCTCTTAAACATTGAGTGTGAGCAGCTGAAGATTGAGACCACCAATATGTTTCAGGCTCTTTTTAAATGTCTGATAAAAGGTGGTACTGAAAAAAACTAAGCTGTGCACCTATGGAAACTTGTTAAACTGAAGACTGTACTGTACTTGTAAAATCTAAACACCTGTACCACAGGAAGTGTTTACTTTGGACTTCAACAGAATTTGCATCTGTTCTTAGCTGTTAACTGAACCTTTGCTTAGTGTGCCATCTCAAATAACTCTAAAACGCTCCAGACTGTTAGTGGGAGTGAAAGTGTAGCTCCTGGATACAGTACTGAGGAAACTCCCAGCATGAGGAACCATCCAAAATGCCTGGTTGTCTGAATTTCAAAGCTGAAGGCACTCCTAGTGCAGGTCTGTCCAGCTGTACCCAGAGGAGTACATGATGTTCCTAGGAGAGGAAGCAAAGGCTGCAATCAGGTTCTCAGCAGTTCACTGTGTTAACACTGCTCTTGTCCATCTTTACAGCTGAAGTTCTGAGTGAAGAACCCATCCTCAAGTGGTATAAAGATGCCCATCTTGCAAAAGGAAAGAGTGTTTTTCTGGAGCAGATGAAGAAGTTTGTTGAATGGCTCAAGAATGCTGAAGAAGGTAACCATCAGCTTAGCTCCTATATGAAGTTTGTTCATTTTGGGAATCCTAATGCAAATAATGCTGTGTTTGGGAGTGGAGGATGTTAATTGCCCCTCTGAGACTAGTGTGCCTCCTCCCCTGGTCCTGGCTAGAAAAGCTTGCCAGGACAATCcctgtggctccagcagcagctgttgtGCAGGATGCAGCgcagcagctgagctcagggctgggggctgagccATGGCCAGGCTGCTGATGAGGTCTCTCTGTTGCAGAGTCGGAGTCTGAAGCTGAAGAGGGCGACTGACCTGTGAAACTCTGGCCTCAGTAAAGCAAACAGGAGCTGTAGATAAGTGTCATGTCTCATGTGTCCTTCTGATTCTTACATCCTACCTCCCTGTATCAAGCATGATATAAGGGCTCTCATGGCAATTTATTTTAACTGTTTTCTATAGTTAATGGAATACTGGATTTAGTTTTTAAAACCATGTTCAAGTAGCTTACAGGAGCTGTTAAATTTGACTCTTAACCTGCATTTGTCCTTTCAGTTACCTTCTACCTCCTGTATTTTCTACTGTAATAATGTAATATAAGGCCTTCCACGGTGAAATCCATGTCATCTGTTGGGATTTCTGTCTGTATTGGAGTAGATGTGATATGGTGAATGAGACCTAGGGCAGTCTGCTTGCAAATTAAACTACAAAAAAGCCTCCCAAGGGAAGAGGCAATGGCTTGTGTGGCACTGCAGTCTGTACCACCAAATAGCCCCTGTCATAGGTGGTTGTCCATGTCCCCAAGTACTTTGTCATCCCTTTACCAGACTTCCAGCATAAAGCAATCCTCTATTCCAGCTGTGGGGAAGGTGGGAGCCCCGCTGCTGGAGAGAAGCTGTTGTGGTGGCAGGAATTGGTTACCATGCTGGGGCATGAAGAGTGGCATCTCTGAGCCTGCTGGCTGTCACAGCTGG
Coding sequences within:
- the BZW1 gene encoding eIF5-mimic protein 2, translated to MNNQKPQKPTLSGQRFKTRKRDEKERFDPTQFQDCIIQGLTETGTDLEAVAKFLDASGAKLDYRRYAETLFDILVAGGMLAPGGTLADDMTRTNVCVFAAQEDLETMQAFAQVFNKLIRRYKYLEKGFEDEVKKLLLFLKGFSESERNKLAMLTGILLANGTLNASILNSLYNENLVKEGVSAAFAVKLFKSWINEKDINAVAVSLRKVNMDNRLMELFPANKQSVEHFSKYFTEAGLKELSEYVRNQQSIGARKELQKELQEQMSRGDPFKDIILYVKEEMKKNNISEQTVVTIIWSSVMSTVEWNKKEELVAEQAIKHLKQYSPLLAAFTTQGQSELTLLLKIQEYCYDNIHFMKAFQKIVVLFYKAEVLSEEPILKWYKDAHLAKGKSVFLEQMKKFVEWLKNAEEESESEAEEGD